A region from the Lolium perenne isolate Kyuss_39 chromosome 4, Kyuss_2.0, whole genome shotgun sequence genome encodes:
- the LOC127347424 gene encoding serine/threonine-protein phosphatase 7 long form homolog gives MLLLSVWSWDRLSVGRPRVLNERPWPHYPHSLDREPTWAYLWDNVSEMSGDPKIMYMQYTAELDTLTAEQVEWEPYGSYYRIGASMTDLNHKCTEEARFWRMRCPLICMWLVEHHQPQRVMRQFGLYQECPPVWQDTDKALHRLDRQRQRKITNWPVHHSGHIAAFQQCLEAARNAGPEQIVPHNFAAFNNYLEWFHENTRIELVKHAYPEEILDDPIQFDEVGQSQHDSFARRGRSTSIASELNFVRKEIEKTAEECEVMWEQSGTDDKPVRPLRFLRTS, from the exons atgctcctactttccgtatggagctgggaccgcctatcagttgggcggcctagggtactcaacgagaggccatggcctcattacCCTCACTCTCttgatcgggagcccacttgggcatacctttgggacaatgtctcggagatgtcgggcgatccaaagatcatgtacatgcagtacactgcggagttggacactcttaccgctgagcag gtggaatgggagccatatggtagctactaccgtattggcgcgtcgatgactgacctcaaccacaagtgcacggaggaggcgcggttctggcgtatgcgctgcccactcatatgcatgtggcttgttgaacaccaccagccgcaaagagtgatgagacagtttgggctgtatcaggagtgcccaccagtgtggcaagacacggacaaggcgcttcatag gcttgataggcagcggcagaggaagatcacaaattggccagtccatcatagcggccacatcgcagcgttccaacagtgtttggaagcggcacggaatgctggccctgagcagattgtgcctcacaacttcgccgctttcaacaactacctcgagtggttccatgagaacacgcgtatcgagttagttaagcacgcgtatcctgaggagatcttggacgaccccatccagttcgatgaggttgggcaaagccagcacgacagctttgctcgcagagggagatcgacttctattgcttccgagctgaacttcgtg CGGAAGGAGATCGAAAAAACAGCTGAGGAGTGCGAGGTTATGTGGGAGCAGAGCGGGACAGATGACAAGCCTGTCCGACCGTTGcg attcctgaggaCGAGCTAA